AACTAGGCGGTCGACGACCATGGCCAACGTTGGCCGGAACTCGACGAGTCCCCTGGCCGTTATCACGCGTTCGATCGTCCGAAGCGCCTCGGTTTCGCCGCTGCCCGCCTCGAGCCGCTCAATGCGCATCTCCAGACCGCGGCTGGAATCCTGGGCCAGGTAGTCGTCAAGCCTGTGCAGCACCGTCCGCAGTTCGTCGACCACCCCATCCACGTCGGCCTGGAGGGCGTCCGGCAGGCCGCCATACCCGCGCATATACTTCGGCCTCAATTCCTCGACCGCGTTGTCGGCAAATGTCAGAGCCGTACGGATCGCAAAGAGCGCGTCGACCTGCGGCGGTGGGATCGGGATTCCCTGGCTCTCCAGGACGCGCACCAGCCGGCTGCGGATGCGCGCCAGGTAGTCTGCAGCCAGGCGCGCCTGCACCGGAGTCAGGGCCGTGCAATAGCGGGGGAACGGCGACGATGAACGAGACGCCGACAGGATCGCTTCGATGCTCGACAGCAGTTTGTCGACGTACTGGCAACTGACCAGCAGGTGACGTTGCTGCGGTTCGTTGAGACCGATCCGGTCCGCGTCGGCAGGCTTTGCCGTCATGCTCACCCGTGGCCGCGGCGCGTAGCCACGACACAAAAAAGAAAGACCCCTACCGGCACTTGCCCAGTAGGAGTCATCTGTTCCGTCACCGGAACGCTCGGAGCGAACTCCAACGCACGACCGCAGGCCGATTATACCCCCGGGGTCTACTCTCTTCTACGCCGAAGGCTCCGGCCCGCGACCCATGCTGCGCATCAGGTAAAACACCGTAGGCGTGGCCACCAGCGACAGGAGCACGGAGATGCACAGCGCGCCAATCACCGCGACGGCCAGCGGTTTCAACATGTCGGCGCCCGACCCCACGCCGTACGCCAGCGGCAGCATGCCTAACGCCGCAGCCATCGACGTCATCAACACGGGTCGCAACCGGCGCCTGCCCGACTGGACGAGAGCTTCCTGCAGCGGCCGGCCGTCGACCATCAGGTGTTCTACGTAGTCGAGCATCAGAATGCCGTTCTTGGCGACGATGCCGACGCCGATGATGGCACCCAGAAACGAGACGACGTTCAGCGACGTGCCGGTGAGCCATAGCGCGAGGATGGTCCCGAACATCGCCAGCACCGCGCCGATGACGATGGCGAGCGGCTCCAGGAACGAGCGGAACTCCACGAGCAACACCGTAAAGACGAGCACGATCGCCATGGCGAGCACGATCAGCAGGTTGCGGAACGACTCCTGCTGTTGCTGGTAGAGCCCGCCGTACTCGATGGTCCCGGGCGGCAGCGAGGTCTGCCGGCTGAGGATGTCGCGAATCTCGGCCATCGCGCTGCCGAGATCGCGTCCTTCAAGCCGCGCAGTCACGGCCACGTCCTGCCGCAAATCCTCGCGTCTCAATTCCAGTTGCCCCGGCTCCTCGACCACGTCGACCACCTGCGACAGGCGAATCTCGCTCCCGTCCGGCGCTCGAATCGGCAACTCCTTGAGGACAGCCAGCCGGTCCAGTCGCGAGGGATCGATCTTGACGCGGACGCCGACCACGCGGTCGCCTTCGAGGACGGTCGATGCCGTTTCACCCAGCATGGCGATGTTGACCGACGTCGCGATGTCGTCGGCAGTCAGACCGAACCGGGCGGCGTCGGCCTGCCTGACCTTGAGGCTGACCGACGATCCCGCGTACGTCAGGCCATCAAAGGTGTCTACGACGCCACGGACCTTCTTGAGCTGCGCTTCGATCTCCGGCGCATGCCGCTTGAGAAACGCGGTGTCTGTCGAGAACAGCTTGATCTCGATCGGTTTTGGGGCCCACATCAGGTCGCCGATCAGGTCGCCCAGGATCCCCGGGAATTCCCAGTTCAGGCCGGGCAGCGCTGTGTTGAACTTCTGCCGCAGCTCCGAGATGACCTCGTCGGTCTTGCGGGTGCGCCCGGGCTTGAGTTTGACCAGGAAATCGCCGACGTTGGGTTCGGCAATCGACAGCGCCAGGCGCGCGCCGGTCCGCCGCGAGTAACTCTCCACCTCCGGCGTCTTCACGAGGATGGCCTCAGCCTGCAGTAGTTGCCGGTGTGTCTCGGACAGGCTGGTGCCCGGCGGGGTGAAGTAGTCAATCACGAAGCCGCCTTCGTCCATGGGCGGCAGGAACTCGCTTTCGAGCTGCGAGTAGAGGCCCGCGCCGGCGGCCAGCACGAGCACGCAGACGCCGGCCGTCACCCATTGATGCCGCAGCGCCAGCCGCACGGCTATCTCGTAGACACGGATGACACGGCGCAGGAGGAATCCCCCCTCGTCCACGCCGTGGATCTCGGCGGCGTGCGGCCTCCGCTTGACGAGCCACGTGGCCAGCGACGGGGTCAGCGTGACGGCCAGCACCAGCGACGTCAGCAGCGCCACCACCATCGTGAGCGCGAGCGCGCGGAAGAACACGCCCGTGATGCCATCCAGGAAGGCCAGTGGGATGAACACCACGACGGGCGTGAGGGTCGAACCGACCAAGGGGCGCACGATCTCGCGGATGGCCTCCTGCACGGCGTCGGCGGTTTTCAGTCCGCCCATGAGCTTCACCTGAATCGCCTCCACCACCACGATCGCGTTGTCGATGACGAGCCCGATGGCGGCCGCGATTCCCCCGAGCGTCATCAGATTGAAGCTGAGGCCCATCAGCTTCATCGAAACCAGCGTGATGAGCACGGTAACCGGGATGACCAGGGTGGCCACCAGCGTGGTGCCCCAGTTCTTCAGGAAGAGGTAGATGATGACAACCGACAGAATCAGACCGAAAATGATCGCTTCCCACGCGCTGCGCACCGACTCGCTGACGATGACCGACTGGTCGTAGAAAAACGCCAGCTTCATGTCCGGCGGCAATTCGCGCTTGAGGACCTGCAGTTCCTCTCGCAGTCGGCTCGCGATCTCCAGCGTGCTGCCGTCCGGCTGGCTGCGGATGTTCAGCAGGACGGCGCTGACGCCGTCGGCGGTGACGACGTTGAACACGGGTTCCGGCCCGCGTTCGACACGCGCCACGTCCCTGATACGGATCGGGGTCCCTCCGACGACGGCGACGACCAGGTTCTCAATCTCACCAATGCCGTGCACGCGGCCGTCCACGACGGCGAGGTAGAGCGTGTGGTTCTCCTCGTGCATCCCGGTGGGTGCCACCAGGTTGTTCTTCGTCAGGGCCTCGGTGATCTGCGTCAGGCCGATCCTGGCAGCCTGAAGGCGCATCGGATCGACGATCACGTGGAATTCGGGCGCGCGGCCCCCGACCAGGTCGACGCGTGCCACACCCGGGATCTGGAGGAACCGGAGTTTAAGGTTGTAGCGGGCCGTCTCCCAGAGCGCCATCGTGTCCCGCGTGGGGCTCGTCAGGCTGACGCCCACGATCGGAAACGCGGAGAAGGTGAGGCGGAACACGGCGGTGGTCGCCGACGGCGGGATCGTGCTGCGAATCTGCGACAGCCGGCTCAACACGTAGAGTTCCGACTGGGTCATGTCGACCGACCATGTAAAAAAGACACTGATCTCAGCCGAACCCCGGCCCGTCGCGGAGCGGACCGATACGGAGCCGGGAATGTCCTTCATCGATTCTTCGATGGGACGGGTGATGGTGGCCATCATCTCGTCGGCCGGCATCACGCCGTTGTCCACCAGGATGACGACGCGCGGAAAGTTCGTTTGCGGAAACACAGACGAGGGAATGTGAAACGCGGCGTACCCGCCAGCGAGGCAGAGGGCGACGCAGACAAACGTGATCGCGACGCTGTGGCGGGTCGAAAACTGGCCCAGCAGTGATACTTTGGTCATGGGCGAATCACCCGAACTTTGGTCTCTTTTGGCAGGCCGTATGCGCCCGCGGCCACCACCGTCATACCGGCCTTGAGCCCGTCGCCCTCCACCTCCACGAGGTTCCCATCGCGCAGTCCTGTTTTCACGGCCCGCTTCACAGCCGTGTCGCCGGTGACAACCGCGATCGTGCTGCCGTCGGCGTCAGTGACGACACTTTCGACCGGCACAGCCAGGCGGTCGCGGTGCTCTTCGGACACGATGCGGAGGTTCACGAATTGGCCCGCACGGAGGCCAACGCCCATCGGGACCAACGCGCGCACCAGCACCGCATCGGTCTTGCTGTCGACCTGCGATGCGATGAAGACCAGCGCGCTCCGTTGGCTCACCACCTGGCTCGTCGACGCGGGGGTCCCTTGCGATCCGATGGAGACCTCAACCGACTGGCCAATCCTCAGCCTTGGCACGTCCACGCTCCGAACGGTGGCGCTGATCACCAGGCGGTCCAGATCGATCACTTCGGCCAACACGCTTGTCGGATCAACCGCGTCGCCTGGCCGCGCGGATACACGCACGAGGGTCCCGGCAAGCGGCGACAAGATGACGAGCAACGCGCGTTGCGCCTCGGCGTTGGCCAGTTCGTTCCTGGCGACCGTCAGGTTCTGTTCGGCCTCCATGAAGAGCCGCTGCGACGTGGCTTCGCCTGCGCCGAGCCTCTGCTGTCGTGCGAACCCCTGTTCGGCGTATTGGACCGCCTGTCTGGCCTTCTGGACGGCCACGTCGGCCACGCGGCTGTCCAGGCGGAACAACACCGTCCCCATTGCCACGCGTTGCCCTTCGGCGCATGACGCCTGGGCCACGATCCCAGCGACGGGCGTAGCAATGCGCGCGCTGGCCGGAGGCTGACTGGTGGTCGCCTGCTGGGGCTCAACCGTTCCCCACGCGGGCACGTAGCCTCGCAGCGTCGTCTGCACGATGGGGGCGACACGAACGGCAATGATGGTGGGTCCCGACTCCGGCTCGCCCTCCGCCGGGGCGGGACGCGCGACCCGCCACCAGACGATGCCCACCAGAACGATCACCGCCACGATGACCAGAGCGAGCGCCGCGCCACGTCTCATGATGATTCCTCTTGCCTCACTGCTTGACCACGGCCGGGTCTCTCGGCGACGCGGTCGATACCCATTCGGCCAGGTCGGCCGGACGCTGGATCGCATCTTCCAGCCGCCCAAGGGCTTGATGGGCTTTGACGAGTGCGTCGAGTCGTGCCAGTTGGATAACGGCGAGCTGCAACTGGATGACATTCAGATCGAGCCGGGAGATCTCGCCGGCATCGAACGATGCTTTCGTGGAGCGTTCCTGTTTCTGCAGCTCCGCGACCAGTGTCTCGGTGGTGGTGACCTTCTCGAGCGCCGACCGGTAGGCGGCCAGCGCGCGGTCGATCTCGCCAATCGCACGCGCCTGCACGGTGGTGAAACGTGCGGCGGCCTGCGTGCGCCGCGCCTCGGCTTCGGCGATCGGTCCCCGGTTTCGATTGAAGAGCGGCAGCGCGCCCGAGAGTCCAATCGTCCACTTGTTGTCAGTCTGATCCATCTGGTAGCCAGGCCCCAGGTGAATGTCCGGGTACTGCCTGGCAATCTCGAGCTGGAGCGCAGCCTGGCTGGCGCCGTAGGTCTCGAGCGCACCCAGAATGTCCGGCCGATTGAGAAGCGCCTGGCGCCGCATATCAGGGGCTGGCACGTCCTTCGGCAGGGCGCGGAACAGGTCGAGATCGAACTCGATGCCGTCAAGCGCGCGGATGGTCACGCCGAGCGCGTCGGCGAGTTGCACCCTGGCCTCCGCCTGCTGCCTGACCGCATCGTGCAACGCGAGACGGATCGTATCGAGCGCGATCCGCGCCTGGGTCAGCTCAAACGGCGAGATTGCACCCGCCGCGAGTTGCCGGTCGAGCAGTGCGACGACGGTCGATTGGAGGTTCCGTTGGTTCTCGAGAAGCGTAGCTGTCTCGGCGGCCTCAAACAGGTCGAGCAGGTTCTGCCGCACTCGACTGCGCACCTGCCACGCGGCACTCGCGATGGCGAGTCGGGCCGCCTGCGACAACTGCCTGGCCTGCGCGATGCGGTACCCCCGTTTGCCAGCCGTTTCGATGGTGAAATCCAGATCGAGCGAGAGAATCCACGGAGTCATCTGGCTTGCTGGCGTCGTGGAGTTGAAGCTGGGGGCCACGCTGAGGTTCGGGTTCGGTCGCTCTCCGGCGGTGATCCCGGCTGCGCGGGCGACGGCCCAGTCGGCGCGCGCCACGTCCAAATCGGGGTTGTAATAGAAGCCGACAAGGCTGAGGGCATTGACATCCCAGCTTTTCGGCGGCCACGCGGAAATGTGCTGATTGGCCCTGAGGAATGTCGCGAGGTCAGGATTGTCCAGCGTCCGGGACTCTATCGAGTCCAGGTTGGCAGGCGCCGAGATGGGTCGCGGCTGGTACTGTGCACAACCAGCCACGACCATCATTAGAAGCCCGATCCCACACGTCCGAAGCACGCGGCGATTGCTCATGATCGGATCCCACACGGCTACGTCACGAGCCAGAACGCCGCCGGACAGATGTTGCTGCGTGCGGCACGACTCGACCAACAACGGGGTACAGCCTACTTGCCCGGCGCGGCGGTCATCTCGTAGACGACAACCTTGAACGATCCGGCCACCATCGTCGGGCGCGCCGGTCTGCCGTCCGCGCCCGGTGCCCCAGGCGCCCCGTACTCGGCTGCCGCAATATACACGCGATGCGTCTTTGGATCGAGTGTCATCGTCCTCGACCGCGCCGGCGTGGCAAGCGTCTGCACGAGCGTGAGCTTGCCCGCCGCGTCCGACTTCGCGATGGTGATCGTGCCATCGCTGTTCGACGAGAAGATGAGTCCCGTGCCCGGATCGAATGCGGCGGCATCCGGACCGGCGCCGATCGGGAAGGTCGACAGCAGCTTGCCGCTGGTGCTGTCCACGACCGGCATCAGCTTGTCGGTGACGGCGTACAGCCGGTGGTTCGCCAGGTCGAGGGCCAGCCCCGACGCGCCTTCGGCCGGCTTGATTGGCCAAGTGGCCACGACGGCGTGCGTCGCCGTGTCAATGGCGACGATGACGTTCGTATCCTCGATGTTGTTGTAGATGCGTCCGGCCTTGACGTCCACCTGCGCGAACTCGGGCTTGCCGGGCAGCTTGATGGTGGCCTTCACCTCGCCGGTCACGGCGTCGAACGCGGTCGCATCGTTGCTGCGGCCGTTGAACGTGTAGACCTCCTTGTGGCCCGGCTCGTAGAGGATACAGTCGGGGTTCTGGCCGGTCTTGACGGTCGACTTGATCTGCAGCATCTTCAGATCGACGATGCTGGCCGTGTTGTCGCGGCCGTTGCTGACGAAGCCGAGGCCGAGGTCGGGAGCCAGCGCGATGCCATGGACGCCGTTGGCCGGAGCGATCTCGCCAACGACGGTGTTCTTGTCCATGTCAATGACGATGACCTTGGTCGCATGAGAGACGTAGAGCCGGCGTGCGGCGGAATCGACCGAGAGGTAATCCCAGCCGCCTTCGCCGCCGATCTTGATTTCAGCCAACTGCTTGTAGGGGCCGTCGGCCGCTGGCAGCGAGGCCTGCATCCAGAAGAGTCCGCCCGCCAGAAGGCAGGCAGCAAGTACGACGCGAAGCGTTTTCATAAGAAGTCCTTTTCGTGATGAACGCGGCTGCTACTGCTTCTTGACGTCCTTCTTGACGACGTCTTCTTTCTCGTCCTTCTCGCCGGCCTTCTTGGCAGGCGGAACGACCTTACCCTCGGGCGTGATCTCGATCGACTTCACGGTTCCAGCCCCGGCGATCGCCATCTCGAAGGTCGTGGCCTTTCCTTTGAACAGTTTCTCGGCCTTGGTGATGGTCGCCTTCGGGTACTTGGCCTTGAGGGCAGCCGTGACCGCCGGCGGAAGGCTGGTCGCTGCGACTACCTCTTCGAACTCGACGACGGTGCCATCCGGATTGTAGATCAGGTCGCGGGCGAGGCCGCTATCGGTGCTCTCGACCTCCCACGTGGTTTTGCCGTTCTCCTTTTCTTCGGCGACGTTCTTAATGACGGCTTTCGGGTAGGCTTTCTTGAAGGCGTCGAGAATGAGTTTGGGCAGCTTCGCGGCTGGATCTTCGGCCTTGGCAGCCGGGAAGGCCTTGGCGATCGGGGCAACCTTGGCGGCAGGCGGCGGATTCTGGGTGGGCTTGGTGGACGTCTGTGCCGCCGCGAGGGCGGTGACGGCGAACGAACAGGCAATAGCGAGCGCGGACACACGGACAAGCTTCATAACTGACCTCCTGGACTCACCAGTAGACCAGACGAGTCTGAAAATCCGCTGAATCGGATTCTTCAGGCGGTTTTCAGGGACGGCGGGGCAGAATAGGCACGGCGGCCCATGCGAATCCTGACCATCGAAGACGACCGGCACATGGCGGAGTTGCTCCGGAAGGGGCTCGTGGAAGAAGGCCATTCCGTGGCGCTCGCCAACACCGGCCCTGACGGTCTGGCCCTGGCCGAAGGCGGATCCTACGACGTCATCGTTCTTGACGTGATGTTGCCGGGGATCGATGGATACGAGGTCGCGCGGCGGTTGCGGCGCACCCACAACCGCACACCCATCCTCATGCTGACGGCCCGCGACGCCACCGCGGACGTCGTCGAGGGACTCGATGCGGGCGCCGACGACTACCTGACCAAACCGTTCTCCTTCGACGAATTTCTGGCCCGCGTCAGAGCCGTCGCCAGGCGCGGCCCGATTGTCCAAGGCATCGGCCTTCGCGTGGGCGACCTCACGCTTGATCCGGCAACGCGCGACGTGATCCGCGCGGGCGAACCGCTGACGCTGACGCGCACGGAGTACAGCCTGCTCGAATTTCTGATGCGGCGCGCCGGACACGTCGTGGCGAGAGATGCCCTGATCGACGGCGTATGGGGCTACGAGCGGGAGATCGAAGACAACACGCTCGACGCGTTTGTGCGGTTGCTGCGCCAGAAGGTCGACGGCAGCGGGCGCCCCCGGCTGATTCATACCGTCCGCGGCGTTGGGTACTGCCTGCGCGAGGAGCCGCTCGCATGACACGCTGGTCGATTCGCGTGCGGCTGACGGCGTGGGTCACGACCGTGCTCGGCCTTGTGCTGGTGGTCCTCGCGGCCTCGACGTGGTGGACGCTGCAAGAGAGCCTTGCCGAGGCGATTGACAAGGGGCTCGTCAGCCGCGTCACCGCGATCGGGCGATTCCTCGATCAGCAGACCGGACCGGCGACGATGCAGGAAATGGAGGATGACCTGCGCGAGTACGTGACGCTCGATCCGGGTTGGAATCTTGTCCGCATCACCAGCGCCAACGGCATTCCGGTCTACAAGTCGCCCGCATTTGACGACACCGGCCTGCCGCCGATGGCGGCGGAACTGGCGGGACGCGGGCGGGTCTTCCGCGACGTGCGGATGAAGGGACATCCGCTTCGGATGATCACGGCGCGCGTGGTGGCTCGGCAGCACGTCTATACCGTCGACGTGGCGGTGGCGCTTGGGGAATTGCAGGAGGCGCTCGATCAGTTCCGGTGGGCGGTCCTGGTCCTCGTGCCGTGCGGCATCCTGGCCGCCGCGCTGGGCGGCTATTGGATCAGCCGTCGCGCTCTTGCGCCGGTGGACAGGATCGCGAGCACGGCCCGCGCGATTACGGCCCGCGACCTCGGGCGCCGGCTCGACGTGCCCGCAACCGGAGACGAACTGCAGCGTCTGACCGAAACGCTCAACGCCATGCTGGATAGGCTGGAGGCGGCATTTCGCGAGACCACGAGGTTCACGGCGGACGCATCGCACGAGCTGAGGAGCCCGATCTCAGTGATCCGCACGTCGGCGGAGATCGCGCTCCGGCGCGACCGATCGGTAGAGGAATATCGTGAGGCGCTGGCGGGGATCCTGCGCGAATCCGAGCGCACCTCCGTACTGGTGCAGGACCTGTTGACATTGACCCGTGCCGACGCGGGCGTGGACGCCCTCCAGCGCAAGCCCCTCGATCTGCGCGTTCTGCTCGAGGACATGCGCGACTCGCTGTCGACGTTGTGCGCCCAGGCCAGTCTCGACCTGCAACTTGACCTGCCGGATCAGCCGGTTCCGACCAGTGGCGACAGTGCGGCGCTCGGTCGCCTGGTGCGCATCCTGATGGACAACGCCGTGAAGTACACACCCGCGCCGGGCCGAGTCTCGCTCTCGCTCAAGACGACGCCGGATGGCGCGGTCGTCGAGGTGGCCGACACGGGCATCGGCATCGGTGCCGACGATCTTCCGAAAGTATTCAACCGGTTCTATCGCGCAGACAAGGCGCGCACCCACGACTCGGGCGGTGCCGGTCTCGGGCTCTCGATTGCCAGGTGGATCGCCGAGCAGCACGGCGCCAGCATCGCGATCGAGAGTGAATCCGGTCACGGCTGCCGCGTGAGGGTTCAGCTCCCGCTGACGGCGTCATCCTGAATTCAGGAAACCTTGTTCGCCGCCGGGCCACCCTCTGCCTGCGGTGCGAGGTCGGTCGGCTCAACGACGCCATCGATCGACGTGGGCACAATCGTCACTGCGCTCGTCGGAGCGGCCGCGACACTCGCCGCGGGTGCGAGACGCTGGGCGTACCGGAACTCGGCATCGACCAGCGACACTCTCAGACCGACACGCGCGAACGTGATCGCCTGTTGAATGACGAACAGCATCAGGATCGCGCCCCACGAGGACGCGACCGGTGACACGGTTTCGTACGCGACATACCCGAGCATCAACACGCCAACAGGAATGAGGATGACGATGGCCATTCCGTACGTGGTTGCGGCGTGCCGCGCGACCAGCACCAAGGCGCGGATGTAGGCTCTGATCATGCCGCGGGTGTCGTCGATCACGACCTGGATCCGGGCGTAGTCCAGCGCGAGCAGAAACAGGCCGCACAAGGTCGCCAGCACCGCCAGGTTGAGGAGGAGCCACAGGTAAGAACCGGCTTCCGATCCGTTCTTGGCGAGCGGCGATTCGATAGTCACGAGCGTGAATGTCAGGACAGCCCCGACGACCACCGCGCACGTGCCCCCGATGAGCATCAGCCTGAAGAAGCGCCAAAAGAAGTAGCCGCCCCCGCCAAAGAACCGGTGCATCACGCCCCGCGACGTGCCCGTGCCGGAGATGACTTTGAGCATCCCGCCCATGATGAATCCGCTGGCGATGATCGACAGCAACGCCACGCTGGTCATGGCGCTGGTCAACAGACCGAAAGCCCCCGCGTGGTCGTACTTCGTGAGGTCTGCGAGGACGGCGAAGTTGAACCGGCTGAGCAGTGTCGTCGCCTCAATGGCGTGGTCGAACGCCCGGCGCCACCAGTTCACTGCCGGCGCAACTGCGACGGCAGCGAGCGCGACGTGCCACGCCCAAATCAACAGCACCAGCCTGTAGTTCCGGACGGTTGCGCTCAGGCCGTTCAGCACGTTGGTGAACATGTCGCGAACTCCCCACGCGGGCGAAAATGCCGGGTCTGACCGCCTCCGCCAAGGCTACGGCGGTCCGCCGAAGCTCTACGCGAAGACGGAAGACCCGGCGCGACTACAGCAGTCCCAGCGTCGATATCAGCGTCTGGACCAGGAACATCCAGCGCGTGGCCCAACTGGCCGCGGGGCGGCTGTCACCATCGAGACGCCGGCCATTGTTGAGCCAGTCGACATCGAGCAGCACCTTGCGGTCCGGGTCGATATCGACCCACTCGAGCTTCTCGGCTCGCACGAACGTGAACGTCTTTGTCCGGTCTCGCCCGTCCCATGTGAGACGCTCAGCCGGTTTTTCCGCGAACTTGAACGCCACCTCGACCGGGAAGTACACCTCGCCGCGCCGCCGCACGACCACGGTGGTTTCGTACTGTCCGGTCTTCTGTTGGTCCGCCTGTCGCTCGCGTTTCGCCGCGTCCTCATCCGTCACCAACTGGCGGCCCTTCACCCCATCGATGACGCCTCTCGGCTCTGCGACCCGCACCGACCCGGCCGCCCCGATCTCGTAGTCGACGACATCGGTGCCCCGCATCACCTGATCGAAGTACCACGCGAAGTCGCGGCCCGTGACTTCGTTGACGACGGCGAAGAAGTCCTGGCTTCGCGGGTGCCTGTATCTCCACCGCTCGTGAAACGTCCGCATGACGCGCGCCATGGTCTCGTCGCCGACGACGTTCTCGAGCGTGCGGAGCACGATCTCGGGTTTCTGGTACGCGTAGAACCCGTAGGATTCGGAAGGCGTGTAACTCCAGGCGTTCGCGATGATGCGATTGAACTTCGCATTGGGGCTGTTGCCCATCCGCAGCGTGTCGACCTCGCCCATCTTCAGCCCCAGGAACTCGAGCATCGATGACGCTGGGCCGTAGACCGCTTCCATCACCTTGCCAGTCGAGTACGAGTTGATGCCCTCGTCTAACCACGCTTCCTCGAACTCGTTGTTCGCCACCATGGCGTACCAGTATTGGTGGCCAAACTCATGGATCGTCACTTCCTCCGGGAGACGAATCCGATCGAATGGCCACCGGTGGAACAGGACAGAGGTGCCAGCGGTGATAAACGTCGGATACTCCATCCCGCCGGCGCCGCCCGCCCCGTACGCGGGGTCCACCACCGTCAGCGTCTTGTAGGGATACCGGCCGTACCACAGGCCGAACCACTTCAGGCCGTCCCTGGCGGCCTGCACGTGCCGCGCAGATTGCGCCAGGTGCTCGGGCTGCATCAGCACGGTGATGTCGACATCCGAGAGTCGCACCTCGTCGAGCGACCGGTCCAGGAGTTGGGCGACGCGCTGGTATTCCGCCGGCGTCACATCCCGGGTGGCCGAGAACTTCGCCGACACCACGACAAACTTCGGGTCGGCGGTCCAGGCGAAATCGTGAACGTCGGATTGCTCGTAGGTGTAGGTGGTCGTGCCGTCGCCGTTGGTGTGCTCGTGCTTTCTCTCGCCGGTTGCGCCAACGACGAACGTCGACGGCGCGGTGATCTCGACGCGGTAGGCGCCGAAAT
This genomic interval from Acidobacteriota bacterium contains the following:
- a CDS encoding ATP-binding protein, whose amino-acid sequence is MTRWSIRVRLTAWVTTVLGLVLVVLAASTWWTLQESLAEAIDKGLVSRVTAIGRFLDQQTGPATMQEMEDDLREYVTLDPGWNLVRITSANGIPVYKSPAFDDTGLPPMAAELAGRGRVFRDVRMKGHPLRMITARVVARQHVYTVDVAVALGELQEALDQFRWAVLVLVPCGILAAALGGYWISRRALAPVDRIASTARAITARDLGRRLDVPATGDELQRLTETLNAMLDRLEAAFRETTRFTADASHELRSPISVIRTSAEIALRRDRSVEEYREALAGILRESERTSVLVQDLLTLTRADAGVDALQRKPLDLRVLLEDMRDSLSTLCAQASLDLQLDLPDQPVPTSGDSAALGRLVRILMDNAVKYTPAPGRVSLSLKTTPDGAVVEVADTGIGIGADDLPKVFNRFYRADKARTHDSGGAGLGLSIARWIAEQHGASIAIESESGHGCRVRVQLPLTASS
- a CDS encoding M1 family metallopeptidase, whose translation is MRRALLAVLLAALLAAGTAMPALAGPLPDKADQVVQYAIKVRLDAASKQLAGTERLTWTNPSSDTVGELWFHLYLNAFKNTRTTFVKESGGQLRGDTMARDSWGWIDVTSIRTASGTDLTKQLAFAQPDDGNRDDQTVARLPLPEPVPPGGSITLDIAFTAQLPRVFARTGFKDNFFLVGQWFPKLGVYEPAGLRGRAAGGWNCHQFHANSEFYADFGAYRVEITAPSTFVVGATGERKHEHTNGDGTTTYTYEQSDVHDFAWTADPKFVVVSAKFSATRDVTPAEYQRVAQLLDRSLDEVRLSDVDITVLMQPEHLAQSARHVQAARDGLKWFGLWYGRYPYKTLTVVDPAYGAGGAGGMEYPTFITAGTSVLFHRWPFDRIRLPEEVTIHEFGHQYWYAMVANNEFEEAWLDEGINSYSTGKVMEAVYGPASSMLEFLGLKMGEVDTLRMGNSPNAKFNRIIANAWSYTPSESYGFYAYQKPEIVLRTLENVVGDETMARVMRTFHERWRYRHPRSQDFFAVVNEVTGRDFAWYFDQVMRGTDVVDYEIGAAGSVRVAEPRGVIDGVKGRQLVTDEDAAKRERQADQQKTGQYETTVVVRRRGEVYFPVEVAFKFAEKPAERLTWDGRDRTKTFTFVRAEKLEWVDIDPDRKVLLDVDWLNNGRRLDGDSRPAASWATRWMFLVQTLISTLGLL